The region TATTTGCATGGAGAGGGGTTCAAACTCGGCCCGACAGAAATATGATCTAATCTTTTAAAAGAAGCCAAGAATCTAATATTCTTTTTTGCATATGCATCATAGTTAAAATTTCCGTTAAGTGAACAAAATTCTGGTGTCTGCTCCCAATAAAATACCAAATGACAGACGAGAGTTATAATGTGAATTGTAGAGATGAAGTTAAATCAATGCAACACATAACTCCGTGGATGGCATTCATTTCTCGGCATTGCCAAAGTGAAACTTGTAAACGTTGTAATATGTGAATGATGTCTATAAATAGTTTCCCAATACATTTGACAGAAATCATAAAAGCTAGTAAAACAGAGGTAACAAATGGCAATAATGCCAAAGTTAATCATTTAGTTTGAAACTAGTAGTAGCATGCTGCTCAACAGATTAAAAGAGACCAATCTCAATCTGTAGCGTAAAAACAAACAATGACCAAACGATGCCGAGAGAAAATATTACATGGGGGTGAGGCGAGCCTTGTACATGCAAATGTACGCCATGTGCCAGTCACCTGAAGGCCATTCAATAACATTAGGTATGGTATTGCGAAGAAGCAAAATAACACAATGGTCAATGGATGCCTGAAGGTTGATGAAAAAGAGCAACTAGTTTTATGCAGTGCTTACCTCCACCAGAGAGTTTAGGGATGTCTTCCTCGCGCTGTGGTATTGGATTGTCATCGTCGAATTGAATCCATTTTCCTAAGGTTTATAGGACATGAATATAAGTaggaatattaatattaatatatgacCGCTACAGATCTATggtttttttttcatgaaaagGAACTGACCGTTTTCTTGCTTGACCCAGGCAACGTAATGCCCTGAGTCTGCACTTCTTCCCTTGTGAGTCAGCACAGCAACTAAATCATATACGCCGGTCAAGTGTTGTTCCTTCTCGGGCAAAACACCTAAAAATGAAGAGTTTGTCAATTGACATTTATTCCAGATATAACCACAACCAACAATCATAGTTTTTCTGTCTAAACCCCAAGGCACTCAGACAAAGAAAGAACATTAGCCCTCCATTTCTACCTTCTTGGGGTGCTGATTTTGATGACTCTCCACTTCCACTGGAGGATTCCTGCATCAATGGAAGAACAAATATCATGCCGAATGAATATCATGGATAAGTTGGGACTGAGGCCAATGCAGCCTAGTCTAGCGCTAGTAGAGGAAGAGTGTAAGTGTATGTGGGGCGGGGGTAGGTCAATAACATACCACTGCATCAGTCATCTTGACATCATTGTCTTTCGAGCTAGAACTCTTCCCACTAGCTTGTAAACCAAGTTTCTTACCCTCCTCATCTCTTAAAGCCTGTTCAAAAATGGTAATCACCAGTTCAGAGAAAATATAGTAAAAGACAGAACATGGACAACCCCTTCCCACAAAGGGCACAAGTTTTGATTGAATGTAACTGCACACACCTTGCGAGGACCTTCCAATTTCTTGCGCAGATCATCTGAACACAAGTCAAAGACATCCAATTCCAATGGATAATCTACTTTCTGAAACATAGACATGGCTTAGTACTAGAACTCGTTACTCCTCACCAGATAAGATAAAATGTCAGCACTATGTAACAGGAGTATAAAAACTTGAATACATACAAACAGCATTCTCAATTATGCAACACACATTCAGAGTACAGGCAGTACATGAATCTTAGTATTGCAGTTCCAATTTTGAACACATGAAGAAAGTTTGTATTAGCAAACAGTATGGTTCTCTGCAACAAGGATCAGAATGTGGACCAAACTATTCCCCACCACCATAACCCAAAACAAAAGCACTTCCCCTCTGGGCAGAGAGAGAAGCAACCATCTTAAATAAATGACGAAGGGATGGAAGAAGTACAGAGTAATAAAATATTACCCGCAAAATCTTTGCCTTTTGATTTGATTCCCTTTTCCAGAAAAATCGAACAAACTGAATGGTCAAGTATCTGTCAAACAAAATTGAGGATCAACTCTAATAGAAGTAATATTATCATGGATCATTAATGAGCAAGGGGGGAGTGTGAAGGAAGAAGTTAAAAGGGGAAGAACTTTAATCCAGGAAGAGCCATTTCAGATGCACATAGCAgggaaattttaaaattaaaaaaacacatgCTTGTAGCAAGCTGGAAGATCCATGATAGGAGGAGAGTTTAATAGGACTAATTCCATACCTTGGCAAACCATTAATTCGAGAATCTTTTACGTAAATTGCACTGCGACCTAAAGAAGGAGAAGCTTTCTCCAGTTCTGATTTCAAGCCCTGAACAGTTCATAAGAAGGCTTTTAAGTGTCGTCGAACTGAGATACAAATTATCCAGAAAGAGGAACAAGTTCAAATCATAATCGTAACGTGGTAGATAAACTTACACGTTTTAAACCCTCGTGCAAATGGTTCACCTCCTGTGAAATGTGGCATTTAAGGGAATACACTGATTCAGTCTCTGTGCTTTCTTCACCACTTTCGGCACAGTGAACCCTAGGCAATATCATcaatgaaaatgaaaacaatcATATGGTTTGGTCAGGCTATCTTCAGAGCAACacaacaaaaatcaaatatcaattttaaagAGCTGCTAAACAACATAAGCAAATGGAATTTCAGAACTACACTTCAAATTCAACCTCAATGACTTATAGTGTTATGTAGTTTGACACCCTTGGAGTGCCTAATGACTTATAGTGTGATGATAATCCACTTCTGTcagaaatttatattaaaagactaatataataaaaattttccccataACATGTAAAAGGTACAAATAGATATGATTGGAGA is a window of Ipomoea triloba cultivar NCNSP0323 chromosome 11, ASM357664v1 DNA encoding:
- the LOC115997344 gene encoding ubiquitin carboxyl-terminal hydrolase 6-like, producing MVTVSVKWQKEVFPAVEIDTSQPPYVFKCQLFDLTGVPPERQKIMVKGGLLKDDADWSKVAVKEGQRLMMMGTADEIVKAPEKSPVFVEDMPEEEQVINVGHSAGLFNLGNTCYMNSTVQCLHSVPELKSALTLYPHADRRNDLDSSSHLLTVATRDLFSELDKNVKPVSPMQFWMVLRKKYPQFGQLNNGVFMQQDAEECWTQLLYTLSQSLKRQVSSDTSDTVKDIFGIDLVSRVHCAESGEESTETESVYSLKCHISQEVNHLHEGLKRGLKSELEKASPSLGRSAIYVKDSRINGLPRYLTIQFVRFFWKRESNQKAKILRKVDYPLELDVFDLCSDDLRKKLEGPRKALRDEEGKKLGLQASGKSSSSKDNDVKMTDAVESSSGSGESSKSAPQEGVLPEKEQHLTGVYDLVAVLTHKGRSADSGHYVAWVKQENGKWIQFDDDNPIPQREEDIPKLSGGGDWHMAYICMYKARLTPM